The DNA segment TAATCTTGATGCTATGGTTTTCTGGCTGTTGCATTTGTGAATTGGATTCGCCGGTTGATTTAAAAGAGTAATCACGAGGTATGGTGCAGTGGCATATTTGAAAATTACCAGGCCAAGCACTAACCATTTAATCTTTAAAGATAATCGTGAGCAAAACAACCGAATCAACGACTGCTTTAACTGAGTGCGGATCATCGGGCATTAAATAAAGTAGCTGGCCGGATGCCAATAGTTGAGTAGTTCCTATTGCAACGCACTCAATTTCCCCGGTTAGACAATGAATCACACACGGCCCTGATACTTTGTGATCAGCAAATTCTTTGCCTGCCGGAAGAACCAGGCGAACCATTTCCATTTCATCTGTTTTCACAATGACTTTAGTTTTTTCGTTTGGTACGTCTTGCGCCCAAGTTGCCAAGTCAACAATTTCACCTGGTGATGCGTGATGCGTGGCCATGAATATTTCCTCATAAGTTTAAATTTATCAGACACAAGCTAATGCACATCCAGCCAGCCTTTGATGGATGCGATTGCCAACGGTATGGCGCCAAACAGGATAAATACCAGATCACCGGGCAGACGTAGCCATTCGATCAGGCGCGACCTTTCGCTGCCGATGTAATCAAGGCTGCGCGCATGCCAGTATCCATGCTGAACGACATCCCAAACTTGCAACACGCCACTGGGGAACAAGCTCATGATTAACATCAGAGCCAGGCCAACATTGGAGCCCCAAAATCCGACCCTTACGTATTTCTCGATGTCGACCCAGCGCAAATCGGAGCTGGTCTGGCGCAACACGAATACCATCAGTGCCAGTGCCAGCATGCCGAATACCCCCATCATCGCGGCATGGCCATGGTTGGGTGTCAGTTGGGTTCCGACTTCATAATAGCTGACGATAGGCAGGTTGATTAGAAAGCCGAAGATGCCGGCACCGACGAAATTCCAGAAGCCGACGGCCATCAAGAAATAGAACGTCCATTTATGCGGTATGGCTACCGGTTTGCCGCAGACGTCGCAGTCAGCGCGTGTGGTGCGCACGAAATCCCAGGCGTCCAGAGTCAGCAGCGTCAAGGGCACTACTTCCAGTACCGAGACCATTGCCGACAGCGCCATGTTGACGCTGCTCTGGCCGGTAAAATACCAGTGATGGCCGGTACCAATCAGGCCGCCGACGAAATAGAGGATGGCGTCGAGGTAAATCACTCGAAGCGCAACGTTGCGCTGGGTAAGACCCAGTTGATAAAACAGCAGCGCCACCAGCGTGGTGGCAAAGAATTCAAAGAAACCTTCGACCCATAAATGAATGATCCAGAAGCGCCAGGTATCGACCACTGTGAAGTTGGTCTTTGCGCCGAAGAAGAGTGCCGGGATGTAGAACAGCGGAATCGCCAAGGAAGCTAGCAGGAACAGCCTGACTAAAGGTTTCGCTTCTGAGTCGTTCAGGGTATCAGGCTGTAGCAACTTAAATAAAAGCGTAAACCACGCCAGCAGACCGGCGATAAGCAGGTACTGCCACAGACGGCCGAGCTCCAGGTATTCCCAACCCTGGTTGCCAAGCCAGAACCACCATTGATCCAGCATTTGTGAAATCCCCGCCCACTCGCCTAACAGGCTACCGCCTATGACCACGGCGAAAGCACCGAACAGCAGATGAACCCAGCCCGCGAACCAGCGAGGTTCATCATTGCGCAGTGAACGACCGAGAAACAAGGCTGCGGCGACAAAAGCGGTGGCAATCCAGAAAACCGCGGTTTGTAGATGCCAGGTGCGCATCAGATTGCTGGGAAATAGCTTCTCCAGCTCAAGGCCGTAAAAACTGCCTGGATCGGCGCGATAGTGCGCCGTTGCACCGCCCACCAAGGTCTGAGCAAGAAACAGCAGCGCCACCACCACGAAAAATTTCACCAGTGCTAGTTGACCGGCACTGGCTTGCCCAGGCAACAGATGAGGATGTACATGATGTCCTGTGCTAATCCAGCCAAGATAATCGAATTTTCCAAACATCAGAAGTACGATTCCAATACCGGCCAGCAGCACGATAAGGCTCAACGCACTCCATAACAGCGCACCGGGAACGGGCATATTCCCGACGCTGGGGTCGTATGGAAAATTGTTGGTGTAGGAGTAGTTCTCGCCGGGGCGGTTGGCCACCGAGGCCCAGGCAGTCCATGTGATGAAGGCGGTAAACTGGCGCAGTTCAGTCGGATCGCTGATCAATCCACGTTTGAGTCCGCCATTCCGTTCAGGATTCAGGAAATAATCCGTCCAATAAGCGATCTGCTTACGATAGGCGGATGTCTCCGGCACGGTCAGACGCAACGTTGCGCTGGCGGCATCATAATGATTGGTCTTTAGCTCGACTGCGGTTTGTGCATACACGGCGGCCAATTGGCCGGGCGTGAGTGAGGAAAGTGGCTGTTGGTATTGCTGCTGGGCAATGATAGTGGCGGTGTTCTCGCCGATTCGGTGCAATGCCTCGGCCGAATAATCTGGCCCCAAGTATGCGCCATGACCCCAGATACTGCCGTTGTTCATCAACCCGTATTTGAGAAAGATAGCCTGGCCTTCTTTGATTTCGTCACCGGAAAACAGGCGAACACCTTGTGCATCAACGATTTGGGCCGGAATCGGCGGAGCATTGCGATAGGCCAGCGATGTTATGACGATCAGGCCTGCAAAGCCCAGCACCATCACGATCAGCACCGTGCGCAGCCACCAGGGAGACAAATCAGGAGTTTTTGTCATTAAGGGCTGCGCGGCAACATTCATGGTGTTTCAGCTTTCATCAGTAACCTGAAAACTCTTCCGTGCGGATGTTGTCTTCATCGACACCCGCTTCGCTCAACATATCACGCATCGCTTTTACCATTGGGGCAGGACCGTCTATGTAAAAAATGGGCAGCGTCAGATCGTCGATGAACTTCAGCAGCATGGCTTTATTGATAAACCCGGTTTCGCCATGCCATTCGCGACTGGACTTTTCCATCTCGGCCATAGTGCCGACAAAGGTATAATTGGGGTTGTTGGCGTGTGCTGTGGACAAATTGTCCAGAAAGGCCGCATCTTCCGGTCTTCGATTAGCATAAAAGACAAGGATTCGGTGCGAAACCCGATCATGCAAGGCTTGCAGCACAATGCTTCTTACCGGTGTAACGCCTATACCGCCGGTAAGAAAAACCGCCGGAACACTGGCATTGTTATGTAGGGTGAACGAGCCATAAGGTCCATCTAACATCACCTCGGTGCCGGGCTGCAGGGTTTTTAATACCCGCTTAAATGCCGTATCACGCATACGGGCCGCAAAAATAAGGTCGTCTTCGTAAGGCGCGCTGGCAAACGAAAACGCTCGCGTATTGCCTTCGGCATCTGTTTCAGCGGGATTTATCAGCGTCAGGCTGCCGAATTGACCTGCTTTGAAGGTAAAATCCGCAGGCTTCTCAAAATGAAACGCCATAGTTCCTTCAGCAATTTCGCGGTTGCATTTCAGTTTGACGGTGTATCTGGACATGGCGAACTCCCCTGACTTTTGTTAAAAAGCACAAAAAATAGCCGCAAGTACATGCTATACGGGCTGACGGACATTGAACACATCGGCGTAGATATTCTTCACCGCTGTTCCTGCCTCTCTTTTAGTGACACGCATCAGTTCCGGATGCCCGCCGCCAATTTTTCAGACTGGGAAGGCAATGTCGTGAGCACGCCTTGTCGCACAACCAGAGGGGACATCGTCCCCGGAATCCAGTAGCTCTTTGGGATACAAACCGCCTCATACCGTTACCGGTTCGGCTACATGAACTCCCGCAAAAAGTTGCACATTGCCGCTAGCCAAATTCGCGATTGTGATTCTAGGTCACTATAGAAACCCATTTAATATAAGACAAACGATTTTTATTGGAATTTAATATCGGCAAATCAAATGATAAAGCTGACATTCCGCATTCCCATGCAATATTTTGATAAAAAAATCCGGGGTCATATAGGTCTTGTAATCAAGCATCGATAGCTAAACTGACCGGCGGCTATTGAATCAGCTGCTGTCAATACCACTAAAACGGGGCAGCCCGCTTTTGGCCGGCTGCCGCCGATGGACAGTGACATATTTCAGTTGCAAATAATCCCGGTTTGAACGCCCGTCAGTTGTATTTAATTCCGGTCGAGAAATGCGCTGATTGCTGGTTTATGGGTTTTTGATTGCAGGTCGCAACACATAAGCACCGTGGGCATGAGTCATGCCAGTAGGACCCCTCGAAATGAAACCCCAACCAGTACGAACCCTACTGAGGCAATGGTGACTAGAATGACTCTGTGCGCCATTGCAGGAAGGGTTGATGCACTGAGATTTGGAATGACACGAAACCGGGCGTCTAGCGCGGTGAGGATGGTGACGATTAGCAAGGTGAGCTTAAGCGCGATAAGCTTGCCCTGCAGAGAGTTCATGGTAATCCAGCTGGAGAAATCGGGTTCTAACAGGTGGGCCATCCACAGACCCGAGACAACTTGAACAAACAAAGCCGGCATACCGATGCGTTCGAACCCTGCTTCGAAATCGAGCAATATCTTTGGATCTTGTGCTGCCAATGCGCGAGGAAGAACTGTGAAAGCCAGCACCAAGTGCCCGCCAGTCCATACAGTTGCAGCCAGAATGTGGGCTAAGAGTACGTAGCTGTACATAGGTGCGGCCTAATAAAATATTATTCAGACCGACCTAAACTACGTTTTTTCCTGTTCGATTGTCAAGAATCGCGCTTAAACGGCATAACCGACGGCCTATTCGCAAAGGATAGCAATGGCCGTTTCACGACTCATAAACTCCTCTCATCATGCTTCACTTCACAATAACTAGCTCTTTCCAATCCGTCGTATAGCGCTTCGAAATCCGCTCCGCCTTGGGCTTCCAGCTCTTGTCAATGCCCGTAGCGGCGAGGGCAATAGCCTTCGGATAGCGCCGATTGATCCGGTCCATGGCTTGCATCAACTCGCGGTTTTCCGCCGGCAAGTCGCTATCGGCCAGGTCGAATAAATCCAACTGAGCCGGCGCCGTTGCCGGCTGGATGGCGCTCAATTGCACTCCGGCTTTTTTGTAGCCGTAGCCGGGCTTGTAAATCGCTTCGAGGAGGCGGTTGGCCGTGGCGACGATGACGCGGCTGTCCTGGGTGCCAGCGTCGAGCTTGGCGCTGGCCGCGCGCTGGTATTGCGGCTCGTTGGGGTTGAACGGATTGGTGCGGATGAACACCGTGATGCAACCTGTGACAGAGCGCTGCTTCCTGAGCTTTTCCGCCGCGCGCGAGCCGAACTCGGCCAGCGCCGCCGACAGTTCCCTGTATGCGGTCAGCTTGCGGCTGAAACTGCGCGAGCAGACGATTTGTTGCTTGTTCGGTGCTATCTCCTCCAACTCCAGGCAAGAAATGCCGTTCAATTCCAACACCGTGCGGGACACGACGACGCTGAATTGCGCTTGAATGCGCTCGGGCGGCTGGCTGGCCAAGTCCCAAACGGAATTGATGCCAAGCTGTTCCAGGCGCGCGGCGATCTTGCGGCCAATGCCCCACACCTCGCCGACCGGCACGATCTTCATCAGCTTTTCCCTCCGCACCGGGTCGGACAAGTCCAGCACGCCGCCGGTTTTTTTCCACTTCTTGGCCGCGAAATTCGCCAGCTTGGCCAGGGTTTTGGTCGGCCCCAGGCCCACGCTTACCGGAATGCCGGTCGCGCGAAACACGGCCTGCTTGATGCGCTGGCCGTAGGCTATCGGGTTTTGCTGGCACGGGTAAACGCCGGACAAGTCCAGAAAGGCCTCGTCGATGGAATACACCTCCAGGCTGGGTGCGAATTCTTCCAAGGTGGCCATGACGCGGGAAGACATGTCGGCATAGAGCGCGTAGTTGGACGAAAACAGCCGGATGTCGTGTTGGTCGACCAAATGCCGTATCTGGAACAGCGGCACGCCCATCTTGATGCCAAGGTCCTTCACTTCCTGGCTACGGGCCACGACACAACCATCGTTGTTGCTGAGCACGGCCACCGGCTGGCCGATCAAGTCGGGCCTGAATACCCGTTCACAGCTCACGTAAAAATTGTTGCAATCGACCAGGGCCAAGCGCCGTTGCATCAAACGGGATGAATGACGTTGGTCACCACGCCCCAGACCAGCATATCCAGCTCGTCGTTTAGCTCGATGTCGGGGTAAGCCGGGTTCTCGGCTTTCAGCTTCCATTGTCCGTTTTCCGAAGCCAGGCGCTTGACCGTCAGTTCACCGTTCAAGGCGCAAATGACGATCTTGCCCGCTGCGGGCTCGATAGAGCGATCGACGACCAGAATGTCGTTGGGGTGAATGCCAGCGCCGAGCATCGATTCGCCTTGGGCGCGCACGAAGAAGGTGGCAGCGGGTTTTTGTACCAGCAGCTCGTTCAAGTCCAGGGTCTTGTCGACGTAGTCGTCCGCCGGCGACGGGAAGCCTGCCGCGACCTTGCCGCCGAACAAAGGCAGCCGCAACGGTTTGGGGTGGCTGGCCGGCCTGCAAATCCAAGCGGGCAACAGCGCGTTCAAGGGTTTCTTGGGTTTGGGGAAGCGGACAAGCGGCATAGGGGTAACCGGTGAAAATCAGGGTTTGGGTAAAGGTTACCAATGAAATAATAAAAGTTCTAGTATTGTTCTTTTAATGGCGCTATGCTATTTTTAATAAAAACCAAACAAGAACTATAACCATGGATGCCTTGACCCGAAAACAACGCGAGATCCTCGATTTTTTGCTGCAGAACCAAGATGCCTTCGCGCATCCGCCCTCGTTGCAAGAGCTGTGCACGGCGCTGGGCTTGAAGTCGCGCGGTTCCTTGCATTTACTGATGCAAGGCTTGGTCGAGGCCGGCTTGGTCGAACCATTCGACCGCAAGCACCGCGGCGTCCGGCTGACCGAAAAGGCTTTGGACATCGGCAAACACCGGCAAACCTCGCCGCATTCAGTGCGTTACGTCGGCAAGATTGCCGCCGGTAGGCCCATCGAGGCGATAGCCGACGAGCGCTACATGGTGATTCCGGACGAACTCAAAACCGAAAACCCTTGTTACATCCTGAAGGTACAAGGCGATTCGATGATCGAGGCCGGCATCTACGATGGCGACTGGGTCGTCATCGAACAACGTTGCCATGCCCGCAACGGCGAGATCGTGGTGGCCCTGGTCGACAAGGCCGAAGCTACCTTGAAATACATCGAGCAATACCCGCACGAAACCCTGCTCATCCCCGCCAACTCCAAGATGGAAGCCATGCGCTACAAGCCGCAGCAGGTGGAAATCCAAGGCGTATTGGTGGGCCAGATGCGCAGCTACAAGCGTCCACACTAGATAAGGAGCACACCATGAACCGTCCACTCGTCCACATGCGTGACCAAAAAGCCAGCTTGATAGCGATGGAGAAATACCGCAGGCAACAGACCATTCAAGCCGGTTTGGAGAACTTCCTGATGGTGATCAGTATTTGGGTGATGGCGTTTGTGGCGTTGGGGTGAGGGGTAAAGCAGAGCAGGCGTGCGAATATTCAATTCAAAAACAAGGCATTCATACGATTTGCCAAAAAATCAGGAATAGACGATTCAAGCCTCTGTAAGGCAGTCAGTGATGCCGAAAAGGGATTACTGGATGCTGATTTAGGCGGCGGCGTCATTCAACAACGTGTCGTCCGTAGCGGTGGTGGTAAATCGAGCGGATTTCGCACCCTGATCTTGTTCCGCATCGGTTCACTGGCGTTTTTGTGCATGGTTTTGCCAAAAATGAATAAGCCACCATAGATGAACTGGTTGCTTTGCGGAAATTGGCGGCTGTCATGCTGGAGTATGACGAAGCAGCATTAAACTGCGCATTGGCAAATAAGACATTGATAGAGGTGAGCTGCAATGAAAAAACAATACCGTAGCCGTTTGATGGCCTCCGTGCATGAAACCGCTGAGGGTCTGCATGAGGCGGGCATCATGGATAAGCGTACTATGCGGGAATTTGACGAAATGTGCCTAACGCCTGTCAAACCTTTGCAGCCGGAAGAAATTCGCGCGTTGCGGCAGCGTGAACAGGCAAGCCAAGCCGTCTTTGCTCGTCACCTGAACGTTACGACCGGCCTGGTTAGCCAATGGGAGCGTGGAGAAAAACATCCAAAAGGCGCATCACTGAAGCTTTTGTCCCTCGTCGCCAAAAAAGGACTGGAGGCGATAGCGTAAAACCAATGCCTGGTTTCAAATAGCCAACTTCAGCAAAGAACGAATAATCTTCATCGTTTCCAAACTTCTCGTAACCACCCGCCGAATCCTGATAATCTCACCGGCCACAACATCTTGGTTTTGCTAGACATCAGACCGGATCATGACAATCAGTGATCTGTCGATTCATAGTAAAATCGCCTAGATTTTTATTTGGTTGGATTCATCGTGAAAAGAAAAGCAAGAAAAATTCAGATACCACAAGAGGCAGAATTGGCCATACAGCGTGGTAATAAAGTTGAAGCGGCCCGCTTGATACGGATCAAGAATGGTATCAGCCTGCTTGATGCACAACGGACGGTCGAGTCGGTTGCAAGCAAACACAAAGACGGTCATCAACTGGAACAATCTCCGTTGGATTCCAGGTCGATGAGCCATACTCAAGTCTTGTTTCCGTTAATTATTGCATTAGTGGCGGTTTATCCCTTTCTGTATCAATCGCTAGCAGTCCTAGTGGCTGGAGACATGGATGGGCGCTGCGTTGACTCGCCTCTTGCCATTTGCCAGTTGTGGCCGACCGTGGGTAATGCCTTATTTGGTGCGTCGAATGCTTATCTAGGCTATGTATTGCTCATGGGCTTGATTGCCTCCACGCTGATTGGACTGGCGTACCGGTTGTATAAGAGATAGTTGCCTTCGATCTCACGGCCTGGTTTTATGATTGGAGAAAAGATTAAATGGCGGTTAATCCACATTAGCCGCCACAGGTTTTAACAATCGTCGCCTTCAACCTCCACGGGTTGAAGAACCTACAATGTGAATTCAATGCGCCGACGGCAATTCTGGACTACGCCAAGCTTCCAATACAAATTCGGCCACTTCGGTGACGAACAAGCGAATCAATTGAAAACCAGCGACCAGCAAAATCGCTGCAGAAAACAGCATGGTCAAAGCCACGAGTAAAACTTTCATAGCGCACTCCATCAAATCCAACAGGTTATCGATGGGGTGCATTGTTTCAGTTTTTACTGGAATATCAAGTCGATACGCTGCAACAAGTTGTTGCGAGCCAATAGCGATAGCTTGAAAACTCAAGACCTTGGCGAATGTAGTTCAGGTGAAATATTTTTTATAAACAAGCCGACTGTCGACGCTCACTTTGGCAGTTTCACGAAGCCCTGGTCATCCAAGAGAAAGAACGGGTTGTAACAGACTTCCCAGAGAAAACCATCGGGATCGGCAAAGTAACCTCGGAAACCACCCCAGGGTGCTTTTTCTGCAGTTCGAATCAAACGACCTCCCGCAGCCATTGCTTCCCGCAAGGTCGTTTCAACGTCGCTTTCGGAAGCCACGTTGTGTGCAATAGTAAAACCCGGAAATCCCGAGCCCTCGGACGAGACATTGGCATCGTCAGCCAAGGATTCGCGACCAAATAAGGCAAAGGCAATGCAGCCAACTTGAAAGAAGGCGACAGCTGTCTGACTGCTCGGCGATTCGGTCCAGCCCAACGCACGATAGAAGCGGCGACTGCGTTCGAGATCAGCAACCCCCAAGGTGACAAAGCTGATGGTCTGTTTCATGACGCTTTACCTCTCCAAGCTATAGAATCCTTTCGCCATAGAATATTCTCAATCGGTTAATTCAGTTGCATCCATAATGGTACATATTCCAGCCTAAATCAGCTATCCATTCCGAATCAAACCCTCATCGATTCCGATACGATTACGCCAGTAGCGAACTGGCTGAAGCCTTCAGTGAAACTGTCACGATATACGGTGACGGCGCGCGTGTGCAGGCCATAATGCGAATGAACCCCGAGCAAGCCTCGAAAAAGCCAATGTGCAGGCAGCCCCGATTCTACATTCGGGGAAAGCTAATACGCCTGGGGGAATTAAGCAAATGAAGATCCCAGGTGCTGCACCGGGGTAGTCGCGACAGCATGTACACAAGGAATAGAGGTTGACGGGGTGAATCTAGTGTTTGGCTGAGCTTGCGACTTAATATGGGTGCTTGTTTTCTGAGGGGCGACCAGTCCAGGTACCTGATGAAATCCATGGCCTGCCTCTAAATCCGCTTTTGCGTATTGGCCAACAGCACGTTGACGGCATAGACCACGACAAAAACGCCCACCGGGACGGCTTGTGGCGGAATCGGAAACGGTAAGGTCAAGCTGACCAGCAATAGATACAGCGCGCCCAGAATCAAATAAAGACTGTAGCGATGCGCCATGGGGCTGGGGTAATCGAAATTGGTCTGGCTGATCTTGCGCCGCACCAATCCGTCGACGACAAACGGCAGCAAGGCAGCCACCAGGTACGGCAACCAGATGCAGGCCGTCGTCAGGCGCTTGAACATTTGAAAGATCGTGTCCCAGAGCACGTTGAGCCGGCTTTCGATAAAGGGAAACAAATCGTTGCGTCCCACATCCTCGAAACCTTTGGACATCTGGCGTTCGCGCTCGGTCGGGATGAAGTAGCGGAATACGTTTTCTCGGATGCCGGTGGTGACAAACAAGCGATCAAACCAGCGCTGCGCGGTATGTCTGATCTGAGATTCTTTTGCAGCGCCAAAATAGCCGATCATCATCCGGTCTTCGGCGCGCTGCAGTTCACGCGTCCAGCGGTCCGACACAAAACTGGCCACCAGGATCACTTCCAGTAGCCAAAGCATCAGGCTGAACAGCAGATTGCGCGTCATGAGCTCGCGCCCTGACGATCTTCGGCCGAACGCAGTATCGGCAAACGCCCTTTGACAATCCGGCCGCCGGATAACTTGGCGATGTAATGCAAGTCAGGCAGTTGTCCGAGTAACTGCGGGGCAAACAAATCACCTTCTTCTTCCATTAGCCGTTCGCCGACATTGCCGGAAAACACCGTAGGATTAGTCGCGCTAGTGGCTACGCCTTGGGTGCGCATGATGTATTTCAAGCGGGTTTTTGGCAGATTGTCGGTGATGTACTGCTGGGTCTCGCTGTCCATGATCCTCAGCGCGATCAGGTTGTTGACGTTACCCAGCACTTGCCGGGCTTTGTCCTGGGAACCGGTACGGGCGGCAAAATCGGCAAAGGTCTGGGTGGCGATGAACAGGCGAATCTTGGCACCGCGGCCTTTGTTCAACACCTGAATGAAGGGGTCGTTAATGACTTCGGCCGCCTCGTCGACAAACACATTCACCGGTCGGTCCGTGACGCCGTAGTTGTAGCGATCACCGGCTACGGCCGCCAAATCGGCCAACAGAATCGAGCCAATGGCGCTGCCCACCATGCCATCCGATAACGAGTCCAGACCGATATAAGCGACCTGGGCTTTTTCAATGATGTGGCCGGTATTGGTGATCGGCCTAAGATCGTCAATATCATGAGGG comes from the Methylomonas sp. LL1 genome and includes:
- a CDS encoding nitric-oxide reductase large subunit, with amino-acid sequence MNVAAQPLMTKTPDLSPWWLRTVLIVMVLGFAGLIVITSLAYRNAPPIPAQIVDAQGVRLFSGDEIKEGQAIFLKYGLMNNGSIWGHGAYLGPDYSAEALHRIGENTATIIAQQQYQQPLSSLTPGQLAAVYAQTAVELKTNHYDAASATLRLTVPETSAYRKQIAYWTDYFLNPERNGGLKRGLISDPTELRQFTAFITWTAWASVANRPGENYSYTNNFPYDPSVGNMPVPGALLWSALSLIVLLAGIGIVLLMFGKFDYLGWISTGHHVHPHLLPGQASAGQLALVKFFVVVALLFLAQTLVGGATAHYRADPGSFYGLELEKLFPSNLMRTWHLQTAVFWIATAFVAAALFLGRSLRNDEPRWFAGWVHLLFGAFAVVIGGSLLGEWAGISQMLDQWWFWLGNQGWEYLELGRLWQYLLIAGLLAWFTLLFKLLQPDTLNDSEAKPLVRLFLLASLAIPLFYIPALFFGAKTNFTVVDTWRFWIIHLWVEGFFEFFATTLVALLFYQLGLTQRNVALRVIYLDAILYFVGGLIGTGHHWYFTGQSSVNMALSAMVSVLEVVPLTLLTLDAWDFVRTTRADCDVCGKPVAIPHKWTFYFLMAVGFWNFVGAGIFGFLINLPIVSYYEVGTQLTPNHGHAAMMGVFGMLALALMVFVLRQTSSDLRWVDIEKYVRVGFWGSNVGLALMLIMSLFPSGVLQVWDVVQHGYWHARSLDYIGSERSRLIEWLRLPGDLVFILFGAIPLAIASIKGWLDVH
- a CDS encoding ferredoxin--NADP reductase, with the protein product MSRYTVKLKCNREIAEGTMAFHFEKPADFTFKAGQFGSLTLINPAETDAEGNTRAFSFASAPYEDDLIFAARMRDTAFKRVLKTLQPGTEVMLDGPYGSFTLHNNASVPAVFLTGGIGVTPVRSIVLQALHDRVSHRILVFYANRRPEDAAFLDNLSTAHANNPNYTFVGTMAEMEKSSREWHGETGFINKAMLLKFIDDLTLPIFYIDGPAPMVKAMRDMLSEAGVDEDNIRTEEFSGY
- a CDS encoding CopD family protein, which gives rise to MYSYVLLAHILAATVWTGGHLVLAFTVLPRALAAQDPKILLDFEAGFERIGMPALFVQVVSGLWMAHLLEPDFSSWITMNSLQGKLIALKLTLLIVTILTALDARFRVIPNLSASTLPAMAHRVILVTIASVGFVLVGVSFRGVLLA
- a CDS encoding Y-family DNA polymerase, which translates into the protein MQRRLALVDCNNFYVSCERVFRPDLIGQPVAVLSNNDGCVVARSQEVKDLGIKMGVPLFQIRHLVDQHDIRLFSSNYALYADMSSRVMATLEEFAPSLEVYSIDEAFLDLSGVYPCQQNPIAYGQRIKQAVFRATGIPVSVGLGPTKTLAKLANFAAKKWKKTGGVLDLSDPVRREKLMKIVPVGEVWGIGRKIAARLEQLGINSVWDLASQPPERIQAQFSVVVSRTVLELNGISCLELEEIAPNKQQIVCSRSFSRKLTAYRELSAALAEFGSRAAEKLRKQRSVTGCITVFIRTNPFNPNEPQYQRAASAKLDAGTQDSRVIVATANRLLEAIYKPGYGYKKAGVQLSAIQPATAPAQLDLFDLADSDLPAENRELMQAMDRINRRYPKAIALAATGIDKSWKPKAERISKRYTTDWKELVIVK
- a CDS encoding LexA family protein, whose product is MRLPLFGGKVAAGFPSPADDYVDKTLDLNELLVQKPAATFFVRAQGESMLGAGIHPNDILVVDRSIEPAAGKIVICALNGELTVKRLASENGQWKLKAENPAYPDIELNDELDMLVWGVVTNVIHPV
- the lexA gene encoding transcriptional repressor LexA, which translates into the protein MDALTRKQREILDFLLQNQDAFAHPPSLQELCTALGLKSRGSLHLLMQGLVEAGLVEPFDRKHRGVRLTEKALDIGKHRQTSPHSVRYVGKIAAGRPIEAIADERYMVIPDELKTENPCYILKVQGDSMIEAGIYDGDWVVIEQRCHARNGEIVVALVDKAEATLKYIEQYPHETLLIPANSKMEAMRYKPQQVEIQGVLVGQMRSYKRPH
- a CDS encoding type II toxin-antitoxin system RelE/ParE family toxin; translated protein: MDDSSLCKAVSDAEKGLLDADLGGGVIQQRVVRSGGGKSSGFRTLILFRIGSLAFLCMVLPKMNKPP
- a CDS encoding helix-turn-helix domain-containing protein, encoding MKKQYRSRLMASVHETAEGLHEAGIMDKRTMREFDEMCLTPVKPLQPEEIRALRQREQASQAVFARHLNVTTGLVSQWERGEKHPKGASLKLLSLVAKKGLEAIA
- a CDS encoding VOC family protein, whose translation is MKQTISFVTLGVADLERSRRFYRALGWTESPSSQTAVAFFQVGCIAFALFGRESLADDANVSSEGSGFPGFTIAHNVASESDVETTLREAMAAGGRLIRTAEKAPWGGFRGYFADPDGFLWEVCYNPFFLLDDQGFVKLPK
- a CDS encoding DUF4400 domain-containing protein translates to MTRNLLFSLMLWLLEVILVASFVSDRWTRELQRAEDRMMIGYFGAAKESQIRHTAQRWFDRLFVTTGIRENVFRYFIPTERERQMSKGFEDVGRNDLFPFIESRLNVLWDTIFQMFKRLTTACIWLPYLVAALLPFVVDGLVRRKISQTNFDYPSPMAHRYSLYLILGALYLLLVSLTLPFPIPPQAVPVGVFVVVYAVNVLLANTQKRI